The genomic segment TCCGGCTTGATGTACTGCATCGTGTCGTAGATGGCGAGTCCGGAGGTGACGTACCCGCCCGGGCTGTTGATGTAGAGATAGATGTCCCGTTCCGGATCGTCCGCCTCGCAGAACAACATCTGCGCGATGGCCAGGTTGGCCACGTTGTCGTCGATCGGGCTTCCGATAAAAATGATTCGGTCCTTGAGCAACCGCGAGTAGATGTCGTAAGACCGCTCACCCCGTCCGCTCTGCTCGACTACGATTGGAACCAGTCCCATCGATTCCGCTCCCCCCGTCAAGGTTTGACGGTCGAGTGCTCCCGCACCCACTGATAGACCTTTCTTTCCCTGAGGAGCCGCCGGATATCCTTCTCCAGGTCCTCCTCGTCGCGGCGGCGCCGCTCCGCGGAGAGAGAAGGGTCGGTGCGGGGGCGGAAAACCCGCTTCATCGCCTGCACCTCCTGCTCCTTCGGCTCCAGATTCTCTCTTCTACTAATTTCGGAAAGAAGGGCCAATTTCTGAATCGCCCGGAGCGCTCCTTTTCTCTGTTCGGCGAGATATTCCGCCTTTTGCCGGGCGGCCTCCTCGCGGTGCTCCGGTGGAATCTCCTCTTCCGAGGGGAAGGAAGGCGCGTTTTTCTCCGCCACCTTGTCCAGGAGCCTCTCGGGCACGTCGATCGGGTTCGCCTCGATGATGCGCTCCAGAATGTCCCGGTCCAGCGCCTCGTCCGCCTCCTCCTCCGCCTTTTTGGTCATCTCCTCACGGATCTTGGCGCGGAGGTCGTCCACGCCGGCCCCCTCTTCGCCGAGGATTCGCCCCGCGAAGGCGTCGTCCACCGCCGGAAGCATCCTCTCCCGAACCTCGTCGAGCTCGATACGGAACTCCACCACTTTCCCGGCGAGAGCCGCGTTGGGGTAATCCACGGGGAAATCGACGGGAATCCCCTTCGTCTCGCCGGGGGAGAGACCGAGCATCCCCTCCTCGAGCGTCTTCTGGACGGCGTCCTCGGAAGGCTCGGGCCGGAGGATCACCTCCGCGCCGGTGACGCGCTTGCCGAAGGCGTTTCCGTTTTCCAGAAAACGCTGGTAGTGAAAGATCAGCTGATCAGTGCGGATCGCCGGACGCTCGGCGCGGACGTACTCCGGGTTCCCCTCGCGAATGCGCTCCAAGGCCTCCGCGACCTCCTCGTCGCTCACGGGTCGGACGGGGCGATCCAGCTCGAAATCCTTGTACTGCTTCAGCTCGATCGCCGGCCAGGCGTCGATCCGTATGCGGAAGCGGACCGGCTCCCCCTCGTCGGCGGAGAGATCTTCCACTTCGGGGTCGAAGAAGGGGGTCACCTCGTAGCTGTCCAACGTCCGCCAGACCACCCGGGAGACCAGTTTTTCCAAGGCGTCGCTCCGGATCGCTCCGGCGTAACGCCGCTCGAGGACGGAGCGGGGGATCTTCCCTTTCCGAAAACCGGGCACCCGGGCGTCCCGGGCCAGGTCTCCGTACGCCTTTTCCATCTCCGCGTGAAGGGAAGCCTCGGGCACCTCAACGGAGAACACCTTCAGCCCCGGTTCCGGCTCCTCGAATTGCACGTTCGGCGTTTGTTCTTCGCTCATCGATCCGTCTCGGTCCGCCTTCGTTCGTAGGATGGTTGTACGATTCCTGGTGCGAGAGGGGGGACTTGAACCCCCATGAGTTTCCTCACTGGATCCTAAATCCAGCGCGTATGCCAGTTCCGCCACTCTCGCGGGGCACCTGATCCGCATTACGCGAACGGTCCCGCGGGGGACCGCCCCCAATATAACAACCCCGAGGGGGTCCGTCAAGGAAACGAAAGCCTAATCTGTTGATTCGGCTGGAGTTTCCCGTCGAGATCGCCGACTCACCCTAAGAAAAGCCCCTCCGGAGTGTCAAGCAGATTCCGGGCCGTGAAAAGAGGTATTTCCGCGCGCTCCCGACCGTCTCGCTAGTGGGAGCCCTTCATCGTGAGGACGACCCAGATCGTGCGGATGAGGATTTTCAGATCCAGGAGGGGGGATAGGTTGCGGATGTACTCCAGGTCATAACGGAGCTTGGTGCGGACATCCTCGAGGCATGTGTCGTAGTGGTGCTTGACCTGGGCGAGACCGGTGATTCCCGGTTTCACCCGGAGACGGACCGCGTATTCGGGAATCTCGTCGATCAGATCCCGCACGAAAGTGGGGCGCTCCGGCCGGGGACCGACGAGGCTCATGTCCCCCTTCACGACGTTGATCAGCTGCGGCAGCTCGTCGACGCGGAGCTTGCGGAGCACGCGGCCGAGGAGGGTGATCCTCGGATCGTTCTTGCTCGCCCAAATGGGGCCGAAGCGGTTTTCGGCGCCGTCCACCATGGTTCGAAATTTGAAGATGATGAACGGCTTCCCCGGAAGATCGAGGGTTCTCCTGTCATAGACATCGTAATAGGAGGTCGATGCGCCCCCGCCGCGGGACATGCCGCGCCGGTTTTGTCCGATACGCACCTGCCTGTAGATGATCGGTCCCGAAGAGGAGAGGCGGATGGCGACGGCGACGAAGGCGAGGAAGGGGAGGAGAACGATCAGCATTCCCAGGGAGAGAAGACGGTCGGCGAATTCCTTGGCGAGCGGGACACGGGGAGCGTCGTCCCAGCGCATCCGGAGGCGGTCGCCGGCGTGTCGCGTCAGATCGATGACCTTGAGGGTGCCCGGACGCGCCACCCTCTCGGCGCGCTTCCCCTTGATGGGCAGAATCCTCGACAGTCCCATGCGCCGTTTCATGGTCCGATCCCGTGCTCCGACTGATGTGATTCCCTATCCCGCGGGCGGCTCCCCAAGAGCCCTACCCAGTCGCCGGGGACCAGGCGACGACGCGGACTTCGGGCCGCCCCGGTGGAACAACCGGTCTGTTCCTGTTGATAAGCAGCAGAGACTGGTGACAAGTATTTTACCGCATCGGAGGGCGGTCGGTCAAGCGCCCGGACGCTACGAGTCGTCCTTTCAAATAATCGGCCGCAGGCCCCACCGGCTGGAGTTCCGGTTCGACGCCCCTCGGGGCGCGTCAGGGGAGCGTCGTGAAGGAGCCGATCGACGAGACCGCCTCCCCCCCCGATTCATCCTCCACGGTGATCTGAAAGAAGTAGTTGCTGTCGGAACTCAAGCCGTCCAGGGCGATCGAATGCACGGTTCTGTACGAAGCGGCCCCCTGCTCCTGGAGATTCAGCGACAGGCCGTTCTTGCTGTAGGAAACCACGGCGAGGGCCGGCACGTCCGTTTCGAAACTGATCACGGCGAAGGTCTGCCCGATCGTCACCTCCACGTTCGAGACGACCGGAAGATCCGCGGGCGGGAAAACCGCCTGGACCGTGTTGCTCCGTGTCGCCGCCCCGGCGAGATCGATCGTTTCCAGGTAATACTCCACGGAATAGGGGAGATCGGTCACGTCCGGATCGTGGACGTAGGATGTCGCATCGATGTTGTTGATTTCATCGATGAGCGAGAAGGCGGGTTCCGCCGAACCGGTCGCGAACCCCGCGGCGTAGAGATGGTAGGCCGCGAAGTCGGTGTCCGGGGACCGGTCCCAGGAGAGGATCACGTTCCCGTTCGCCTGGTCCACGCTCGGCGCGCCGAGTGTGACGAAGGAGGGAGGGAGGTCGGTGGTGGTCACGGCCGCCGCTTCCGATCCCGAGGCGAGTCCGCCCCGGTCGACTACGTAGATCCTGTAGAAATAGGTCTTCGCCTGCGCGGTGCCCTCGTCGGTCCAGTTGCGCGTGTAGATCTCGCCGATCACCCCGGCCAGCTCCGATTCGCGGCTCACCGCCTCCGACGTGGACCGGTAGATCTCGTAGTAGGCGAAATCCGCCACCGTGGACGGGTCCACCGCGGTCCAGGTGAGACGGACGGTCGTGGAGGGGGAAGAGGAAGCCTCGGCGGTGAAACTCTCCACCGCCCGGGGCGCCGCGTTCCTCGTGCTCGCCCTCAGCTCGTTGGAGCCGGAGATCCGCCCGCCCGTGTCCTCGGTGAAGACTCGGTAGTAATAGGTGGTCGAGTCCACGGCCAGCGAGGAGTCGATCCAGCTGAGACGTTCCCGATCCCGGATCACCGCCACCAGCTCTTCGTCTTCCGCGCCCTGCAGGCCGGGCAGAGCGCCGCGACAGATTCGATAGCCGTAGAAGTCGATTTCGGCGCTCCTGGACCAACGGAGGAGGATCCAGTCGCTTCCCGACTCGGCGGGATCCTCGAGCGTCACCGGCTCGGGATAGACGTCGGTTTCCTGGAGGGCGATCCGCGTGCTGGTGCGCGCGGATGCGCTGTTCCCGGCGCGGTCCGTGAAGGAACCGGCCGCGACGGCGCTCTGTGCGCTGATCCCCGCCGGCACGCGCCAGACGAGCCGGTGGACTCCGTTCAAGGTGTCGTAAGTGAGCGGCTCGCCGATGAGGGCGTCGCCGATGGTGACCGTCGCGGTTCCCCCTTTTTCGCCGGTGTTCATCTCCACGCGCAGCGTGTCGCCCGGGGCGAGAATCTTCCCCTCCGAATCTTCGGTCAGAGAGAGGATCTCCGCGCGGGTGTCCAGCACGATCCCGTCCTCGGCGATGGCGGTTTCCACGCCGCCGGCGGTTCGGAACCGGGCGTATACGGTCTTGGCGCCGTCCCCCTCCGAGAGGAGCCAGGTGATCGCCGTCTCATAGGCGCGATAGAAGGAGCCTTCCAGATCCGGGTCTTCGCCGATCCGCACCTCCGTCACCCCCGCGGGAGCGGTGAGGGAGAGAAGGACCGACGGGGAAGCGGTGTAGGCGGCGCGATCGTTGATGGTCAAACCGATCGACCCCGGCGTGATCGTCAAGGGGAGGGAACGCTCCGACTCGATCCCCGAAACGCCGAACGCGGTCACTTCATAGGTATAGATACGGCCGGGAACCAGGCCGTCGTCCCGGTACTGCCGCGCTTCGGTGCTGTCGATGAGGACCGACGGCGCCGCGTCCCCTTCGCGCCGGTAGAGACGGTACCGGAGAACGGACTCCTCCCCGGTCATCTCCCAACGGAGGGTGGCCTCTTCCTCCCCCAGGGACGCCCGGAGGTCCGTCGGGGCGGCGGGGACCCGGACGGGTTCCGCCACGCGGGTGATCGAGTCGTCGCCGCAACCGGCCGGCAGGAGGAGCGCCGGGCCGAGAATCAGGAGCGCGATAGGAAGGAACCTGCGTCTCATCCGGATAGCCTCCGACCGCGCCGATCAAAACCGGCCGCGGATACCGATTGCCGTCGATCCCCGGACGGGAGGATCGAGAAAGGAAATTTCCCAATGAGGAGCCTCTTCGCCGGGAGAATCCGGACCGATGAGGGCCGCGTCCAGAACCGCCCCGATCCAGATTCCCGCGGTGATCACCGCGGCCAGGTTTCGCCCGTCCCGGTGGTCGTCCCGCCGATTCCGAGCCGCCGTCGTCTCTCGATCCACCTCGAGGAGAAGCGCCGCCTCCTCCGGGCCTCCCGGAATCAGTTCCGCCCTTTCGCGCCCGAGCGCGTCGAGGAGGTCTACCTCTTCCTTGTAACGGACGTGCGAGACGAGCGCGGAAACGCCCGCGGCCGTCGCCGCTCCGGCAAAGGCGAGGGCGCGGATGTTTCGGCCGGAGTAGTTCTGCCCCATGCCGGGATAGAGGAGAGAGCGGAGCGCGCGGCGCAAGCGCGTCTTCCGCACCAGACCGATTTGCACCGTTCCCGGATCCCCTTCACGCACGTCGAATGAGGAACGAAAGAGGAATGCGTCCGCTGCGCCGAGAGCCCAGAAAGCGCCGAGCGTTCCGAGGGAGTAGTCGCGCGCCCTCTTGTTCCCGTTCGTCTCCGCTTCCAGCCGGAAGGTCTCGTGTAATTGATCGAGGTAGGCCGCCCGGTCGTTCGGGTCCGTCCTCTCCAACGCGGCGTCGGCGTCGTTGAAATCCTCGCGGGCGCCGCGATAGCGCGACTCGGTCACGATGGCGGCGATACCGGCGGCGAGAGTCGCGCCCCCCCAGAAGATCCCCTCCGTCCTCCTGCCGTCGCGGATCTGTCCCGAGCCGGGGAGGAAGAGGGAGTGGACGAGCCGGTCCGCGCCGGGGGAACGGTCGTGGCGGTCGAGCCGGAGCGCGCCGTCCTCGACGCGGAAAAGGAGCGACCCCACGGCGGTTTCGTAGCCCGGCATCTCGACGCGGGCGCGGTAGGCGCCCGTGTGGTCCGCCCGGAGCGGTAGGGGGGATTCTCCGCGTAGGACCATCGATCCCTTCAGTTCGATCCGCGCGCCGAGCGGATGGGTCCAGATGGTCAAAGGATCCGCCGCGGCGTTCGCGCGGAGCGCGATCATGAGAAGAATCGGGACGGCGCCGAGAAAACGGCGGCGGTCGATGGTCATGGCGGGCGTTCCCCTCCTTTCCGGGTTCTCCGGGAACGGAACCAGAATAGGCGGCCCTAAGTGACGTGTCAAGAAGAGGGTCGCGCCTGGAAAGCGTCGGTGAGGCGCGCCGGGTCGAACGGCTCCGCGTCCACCCGATCGATCAGCTCCCCCATGGGGAGGAAATCGCCGCCCTCGATGAGCCGTCCGAGGCGTTCCTCCACGTGCTCGATGCCGTGGTAGTGACGGAAACGGGAGAGGAGAGGGAGAGGGACTCGGGGCTGGTCCGGATCGATTTCCCACGGGTGCAGGTAGAGAACCGGCGTCCCCCCCTCGGCGCGGATCGCCTCGAAACCGCGCCGGATCCAGGAAAAGGGGAGTAGGCGGAGGTAGCCGCCGCCGGATACGGGGAGGTTCCAACGCCAGAGGCGGCGCGTGGAGAGGGGGAACTCGATGATCTCCCCGGCGTCGGCGCGGATCCGGACGGGGCGGCGGGGGAAACCGGGAATACCGTAGCGGTCGTGGCGGATCGGAAAGACGCTCGAGTCGAAACGGAATCCTTCTTCGATCAGAATCGGGAAAGCCCAGAGCGAGCGGCGGGTGATGGAGAAGGTGGGGGCGCGGTAGCCCGACGGCGCGCGGCCGGTCACCGCGCCGATCGCGTCCCTGCTGCGTCGCAGGTCCGCGCGGAATCGCTCCGGACCGAGTTCATGGACCAGCGCGTGGTCGTAGCCGTGGCAGGCGATCTCGTGGCCGGCCGCGGCGATGGCGCGGATCGTGTCCGGCTCGCGTTCCGCCAACCAGCCGAGCACGAAAAATGTGGCGCGCGCGTCCCATTCCTCGAAGCGGCGGAGAAGGCGTTCCACCGCCGCGCCGGCGCGTCCCGCGCGCGCCTCCCACTCCTTGCGACCGACGCGATCCCGGAGTAGAGTGGCGTGAAAGTACTCCTCCACGTCGACGGTGAGCGCTCCCGTGCCGGGTCCTCTTTCCCTCATGGGTTCTCCTTACACCGGCAAGGTATCGGCGGGGCGGAAGAGCTGTCAAGCGGTCGGATCGACATGTTTTGCTTGCTCCCCTCCCGGAGCGGCCGATAGGATTCGGCCGGGATCGCCCGGCGCCGTGACCGGTTTAGCCCGAAAGGAGTCCGCAGTGCGTTTCATCCGCTTTCCCCTCATCGTCCTTACGGCCCTTCTGCTGCTCGCGTTCCTCTCCGGTTGTGGTGGGAAAGAGGGCGGGGAATCCGGCGCCGGCCCGGACGGACCGGGGGGAACCTGCGTGATCGGCGTGGAGACCGACGCGGACGCTCTCAGCCCCTTCGCGTCGAGCACCGTCACCGGAAGCGACGTGCACGGCATCCTCTTCCGGCCGCTCGCGCGGACCAACCCGGACATGGCGACCTACTCGCCGGAGTTGGCCGAGTCCTGGGAGTTCTCACAGGACCACAAAAGTCTCACCTTCCACCTCCGTCACAGCGTGACCTGGCACGACGGCGCACCCTTCAGCGCCTACGACGTGGAATTCGCCCTTCCGATCTATAAGGACACGAGAATCGCCTACGGCGCCGTCCGCTGGCTCGATCACGTCACCGGCGCCGTCGCGCTCGACTCCTTCACCGTTCGCTTCGACTTCGACGCCGTCTACCCCTATCAGCTGACCGACGCCAACGTGGCGACCCCTCTGCCGAAGCACCTGCTCGAGGGGATCCCGGTGGAGGAACTCCTGCATCATCCCTTCAACCGCCGCCCCGTCGGGAACGGTCCCTTCCTCATCGAGAGCTGGACCGCCCAGCAGTCCATCGTTCTCCGCGCCTACGAGGACTATTTCGAAGGGCGACCGATGCTGGACCGGGTGGTTTTCAAGATCGTCCCGGACCGGACCAGTCTTCTGGCTCAGCTGAAGACGGGGGAGGTGGACCTCTATCCGAAGTTTCCGCCTCACGCCTACGAGGATCTGAGGGACACTCCGGGGATCGTCATCCACCGGGTGCCGAGCCGCTCCTATTACTATCTCGGATGGAACAACGCCCATCCACTCTTCGCGGACCGCCGGGTCCGCCGGGCGCTGACGATGGCGATCGACCGTGAGTCGATCGTCCGTTCCCTGCTCTACGGGTTGGGGCGCGTGATCCACGGGCCGATCCTTCCGTTTCTCTGGGCGTTCGACCCGGAGATCCCTCCGATCCCCTACGACGTGGAAGGGGCGAAGCGGCTCCTCGCCGAGGCGGGTTGGGAGGACCACGACGGCGACGGCTGGCTCGACCGGGAAGGAGTCCCCTTCGAGTTCACGATGAAAACGAACGAGAACAACGATCTCCGCAAGGACATCGTCGTCGTGGTGCAGGAGATGCTCGCCAAGATCGGCGTCCGCATGCACCCCGAAACGGTGGAGTGGACCGTTTTCGTGGAACAGACGAACCGGAAGGAGTTCGAGGCCGACTGCTACGGCTGGCGACAGGCGGTCAAGGTGGACCTGACTCCGATCTGGCACAGCCGATCCATCGCGGACAAGTTCAACCAGGTCAGCTACTCCAATCCCGAGGTGGACGAGCTGATCGACCGAGCGGGGATGGAACTCGACCGGAAGAAGGCGAAGGATCTCTGGTCGCGCGTGCAGCGGGACATCGCCGCCGACGCGCCCTACACATTCCTCTTCAATCTGGAGGACGTGCACGCCGTGCACGAGCGTTTCCGGAACGTTCGTTTCCTCACGTACTCTTGGACGTATAACATTCACGAATGGTCCGTCCCGGCGGATCGGCGCCGCTACTGATCCGCCGGGCCGAGGCCCGATCTTCGAGGCGATGGCATCCTATCTGATCCGACGCGTGATCGGCGCCGTCCCCCTCGTCTGGGGCGTATGCACGCTGGTCTTTTTCGTGGTCCACCTGGCGCCGGGAGACCCGACGGCGATCTATTGGAACCCGGACACGGACCCGCAGGTGATCCGGGAAATGCAGCACAACCTCGGTTTGGACCGGCCCTTGCCGGAGCAATACGTCCGCTGGCTCGGCCGCTTTCTCACCGGAGACTTCGGCCACAGCTTCGCCCGGAACCGCCCCGTTTCGGAAGTCCTCGCCGAAGCGCTGCCGAACACGCTGATCCTCTCCTCCGTCTCCCTGGTGATCCTCTTCACCCTCGGGATCCTGGCGGGAACGGCATCGGCGGTCCGGCCGCGATCTCTCTTGGATCACGCCATCACACTCGTCTCCTTTTTCTTCTACTCCATGCCCGCTTTCTGGTTCGCGCTGATGCTTCTTCTGGTCTTTCACTACCGTTTGGAGTGGTTCCCCGCCGATCAGATGCACGCGCTCGATTTCGAGTATGACGCGCTCCCCTTCCTCGGCAGGATGGCGGACCGTGTTCGGCACATCGTCCTCCCGGCGACGGCGCTGGGGCTGGGCGCGACCGCCGGCGTGGCGCGCTACACGCGGGCGAGCCTCCTCGACGTGATCCGTATGGACTACATTCGAACCGCCCGCGCGAAGGGACTGCCGGAGAGCCGAGTGATCTTCCGTCACGCCCTCCGGAACGCCCTGATCCCGGTGGTGACCCTGGTCGGCCTCTATCTCCCCTTCCTCTTCAGCGGCGCCGTGCTCGTGGAGACGATCTTCGGATGGCCCGGCATGGGACGGGTGATCGTCACCGCCATCTTCCAGAGGGATTACCCGCTGGTCATGGCGAACGCTTTCCTGATGGCGGTGCTGGTGATCGCCGCCAATCTCGCGGCGGATCTGGCCTACTCTTTCGTGGATCCCCGGATCCGCCACGGGGGGGAGGAACGATGAGGATTCCCCTTCCTGGTTTGGCCTCTCTCCGCGCGGGGGCGATCGGGACGGCGCTCGCCGAATTTCTCTTCTTCGCCGCGCCGGCGGCGCTCTTGGCGGCGAGGGGAGAGCGCGCCCTCGCCTTGGTCCGTTCCGGCGATCCCTCGGGAGTGGCGTCGGCAGGCGCGGCCCTGGCTCTCGTGCTCTGTCTCGCGGCGCGGGAGGCGCTCGGCGGGCGGGGGAGAGGGGGGCGCCGGCGCTCCCCCTTCCTGGATCGTTTCCGCGACAACCGCCTCGCCCTGGCCGGCCTCGTCGCGATGGGGGTGCTCTACGCGGGTGCGCTCTTCACGCCGCTCCTGGCGACGGGTTCGCCGAGCGCGCAGAACATCGAAACGGGGCGCCACCTCGCCCCGTCGGCGGACCATCCTCTCGGCACGGACAAATTCGGCAGGGACGTTTGGACCCGTATTCTTTATGGTTCCCGCGTTTCCCTCACCATCGGTTTCGTGTCGGTGGCGATCGCGATCTCCATCGGCACCCTGGTCGGAGCCGTCACCGGCTATTTCCGTGGATGGGTCGACGGCGTGCTGATGCGGCTGACCGACGTGCTCCTCGCCTTCCCACGGCTGGTTCTCCTCCTGGCGGTGATCGCCCTTTTCCGGCCGTCCATCTTTCTTCTGGTCGCGGTGCTCGGCGCTACGGGCTGGATGGGGACGGCGCGGATCGTGCGGGGCGAGGTGCTCTCCCTCCGCGAACGGGAATTCGTTCTCGCCGCGCGGGCGCTCGGCTACCGCGCTCCCCGCGTGATCGTCCGGCACATACTGCCGAACCTGGTGGCGCCGATCGTGGTGGCCGCCACGCTGAACATCGGGCACACCATCATCCTCGAAGCGTCTCTCTCCTTCCTCGGTCTGGGCGTGCAGCCGCCGGCGGCGAGTTGGGGGAGCATGATCAACGACGGCCGGGACGCCCTTCTGGGGGCCTGGTGGGTCGCCACCTTTCCGGGGCTGGCGATCGTCGGCACCGTCATCGCCTTCAACCTCGTCGGCGACGGGCTCCGGGACGCCCTGGACCCCCGTACCGCGCTCCCATGGCGGCGGAGGAGAGGGACCCAATCCGATTGACGACGGGCGGGGAACGGGTTATGGTTCACGACGTTGGCGGTTCCGTCCGCCGCCCCCGACGAGTGGCTCGCGGGGGGCGGAGCCGTTTCTTATTCGCTAGAGGAAACAGCGAACGGGGGAAAGGAATGAAGCTCTCGCGATCCTGTTGGATCTTTCTGTCCGCACTGCTCCTCATCGGGGCCGGTTGCGGAGGCGACGATGAAAACGTGATCGGCGGTCCCGCCGACGGCGAGGATCAGGTGGTCCTCACCCTCCGAAACTTCGGCGATCCTTCGCCCGGACATTTCGCGCTTTGGGCGGAAGAGAACGGCGTGAAGACGCGGGTCGCCTCTTTCGGCGTCCTCGATGGCGCGCCGGTCACCCTCGACGGCGATCCGCTCACCTCCTTCGAGCAGGAGGATCGTCTCGCCGGCGCGGATCGCCTGCTGATCACCGTCGAAACGGACACCGCCGCGACGACGCCGGCCGGTGCCGCCTTTCTCGCCGGAACCCCCGGCGATCTGCAGGCGGAACTGACCGTCGCCGCCGGAGTGGGCGCGGATCTCACCGGCGCGGCCGGCTTTTTCCTTTTCGACACGCCGAGTACCGAGGACGACGCGGACGCCGGGCGCGGAGTCTGGTGGACCGACGGCGAGGGAGCGGCGGGGCTGCTGCTCCCGACTCTCTCCGCCGGTTGGGTGTACGAAGGGTGGGTCACCCACCGGGTGACCGGCAAGGCATACACCACAGGCCGCTTCACCAACCCCGGCGCCGCCGATTCGGACGGAGCGGGCGCCACGGGAGGCGGCGGTGACGGCTATCCCTTCCCGGGACAGGATTTCGTAACCGCGGCCGGCGACGTGCCCGTCCTCGACGTGGACGGAGGCGTCTACGGAGTCTCCATCACGCTGGAGCCGGCCACGGATCCGTCCGATGAACCCTTCTTCCTCACCCTTCTCCAAAAAGACGCCGGGAGCGGCAATCTCGTCCTCTCCGTGCAACGTTTTATCGGATCGCCGGCGGAAAGCTACTACGAGATCTGGGCGGACTTCCCCGATTCGACGGTCAGCCTCGGCCGCTTCGTTTACAGCCTAAGCGCCATCCGGGACGTGACCACCGGTGATGTAATCACGGGATTTCCGGTGGGGAGCAACGTCCTCTCCGCCGATGACTTCCTCATCTCGATCGAGCGGAATGACGGCGACCCGTCGCCGAGCGGTTCCTATTTCCTCGGCGCCGCCGCGAACGGGGACACCCTGCAGATGTCTTACGATCACCCCCTCGCCCTGGGAGACGTTTTCGCCGGAACCGGCACCTACACCCTCGACACGCCGACCTCTCCGGAGAGCGACGCGGATTACTACCGCGGTATCTGGTTCTACGACACGACGGGAACGGACACCGTCTCCTCCCTGGACCTTCCGGCGGCCCCCTCCGGCTGGATTTACCAGGGCTGGATCGTCCGGCTCCGCACCGGCACGACGAGCGACACCTTGATCTCCATCGGCACCTTCGCCGACCCGAACGGCGCGGACTCGGACGGAGCCGGCGCCTACGCGGGCGCGGGCGCCGCTCCCCTCTTCCCGGGGCAGGACTTCCTGGTGGGCTCCAATCGCCGTTTCAACCAGAGCAGTTACGCGGTGAAGATCTCGCTGGAGCCGGCGAACGACTCGACGCCCGCATCCCCCTTCCTGGTCCTTTTCGAGGATCTGCTCGTCACTCCCCAAAACCCGGGCGTCCAGCAGAGCATGACCAACAAGTCCGCTTCTCTTCCGGCCGCGAAGGGAATCCTTGACGCATTCAACAGCCTACAGATGGCCTCCAACGGAAACCGCCTGCCGCGGGCGACGATCCACTTCGGGAGTAAATAGATTACGGGAGAGGGGAAGAGAATTCTGTCCGTAAGCCGCCGGACCGACGTTCCCGCCTGGTACGGCCGCTGGTTCATGGAAAGACTGAACGAGGGGAGGGCGTGCTACGGCACGCCCTTTTCATCACGGGTTCACGAGGTTTCCCTTCTCCCCGAGGACGTTCTCGCCTTCGTTTTTTGGACGCGGAACGCGCTCCCGTTCCTCCCCGCGGTGGACCGCCTCGAGCGGGAGGGGCGCCTCTTCTACTTCCAGTACACCCACACCGGTTACGGCCCCCCATGGGAACCGTCGGGCCCCGGTGAGAGGGGTTTGGAGGGACTGATCCGGCTCGCGGAACGGATCGGGCCTGAGAGAGTGGTGTGGCGCT from the Candidatus Eisenbacteria bacterium genome contains:
- a CDS encoding peptide-binding protein — its product is MRFIRFPLIVLTALLLLAFLSGCGGKEGGESGAGPDGPGGTCVIGVETDADALSPFASSTVTGSDVHGILFRPLARTNPDMATYSPELAESWEFSQDHKSLTFHLRHSVTWHDGAPFSAYDVEFALPIYKDTRIAYGAVRWLDHVTGAVALDSFTVRFDFDAVYPYQLTDANVATPLPKHLLEGIPVEELLHHPFNRRPVGNGPFLIESWTAQQSIVLRAYEDYFEGRPMLDRVVFKIVPDRTSLLAQLKTGEVDLYPKFPPHAYEDLRDTPGIVIHRVPSRSYYYLGWNNAHPLFADRRVRRALTMAIDRESIVRSLLYGLGRVIHGPILPFLWAFDPEIPPIPYDVEGAKRLLAEAGWEDHDGDGWLDREGVPFEFTMKTNENNDLRKDIVVVVQEMLAKIGVRMHPETVEWTVFVEQTNRKEFEADCYGWRQAVKVDLTPIWHSRSIADKFNQVSYSNPEVDELIDRAGMELDRKKAKDLWSRVQRDIAADAPYTFLFNLEDVHAVHERFRNVRFLTYSWTYNIHEWSVPADRRRY
- a CDS encoding ABC transporter permease; protein product: MASYLIRRVIGAVPLVWGVCTLVFFVVHLAPGDPTAIYWNPDTDPQVIREMQHNLGLDRPLPEQYVRWLGRFLTGDFGHSFARNRPVSEVLAEALPNTLILSSVSLVILFTLGILAGTASAVRPRSLLDHAITLVSFFFYSMPAFWFALMLLLVFHYRLEWFPADQMHALDFEYDALPFLGRMADRVRHIVLPATALGLGATAGVARYTRASLLDVIRMDYIRTARAKGLPESRVIFRHALRNALIPVVTLVGLYLPFLFSGAVLVETIFGWPGMGRVIVTAIFQRDYPLVMANAFLMAVLVIAANLAADLAYSFVDPRIRHGGEER
- a CDS encoding ABC transporter permease, with amino-acid sequence MRIPLPGLASLRAGAIGTALAEFLFFAAPAALLAARGERALALVRSGDPSGVASAGAALALVLCLAAREALGGRGRGGRRRSPFLDRFRDNRLALAGLVAMGVLYAGALFTPLLATGSPSAQNIETGRHLAPSADHPLGTDKFGRDVWTRILYGSRVSLTIGFVSVAIAISIGTLVGAVTGYFRGWVDGVLMRLTDVLLAFPRLVLLLAVIALFRPSIFLLVAVLGATGWMGTARIVRGEVLSLREREFVLAARALGYRAPRVIVRHILPNLVAPIVVAATLNIGHTIILEASLSFLGLGVQPPAASWGSMINDGRDALLGAWWVATFPGLAIVGTVIAFNLVGDGLRDALDPRTALPWRRRRGTQSD